A section of the Paenibacillus odorifer genome encodes:
- a CDS encoding S-layer homology domain-containing protein, whose amino-acid sequence MKNIFARFTIMTLAVVLYAGGFIQHISADNGVPFEDINTSYAKKEIIDLYNRNILTGTSNTKFSPTQSITRAEFITVLDRLLKLDPALSPVSPYTDVAKSAWYYGWIQAAIQLELANGTSATTFAPAKAVTRQEAAVWIAKALKQTNTATTAQTNFKDRQQIASWASAAVAKVNDRGLMKGDNSGNFRPTDPITRQETAVLMDRVLQHTSWAAELESDPDKRIVIGWQYGLTTSQFENHVLQSNVNTLSPRWYYVGKTGTVTDSTDVSLVTWAKKNKRQVWAMVGNRSDQEATHQMLLSTTARNTAVKQLAALVSKYGLDGLNIDFENVAAEDRVYLTSFITLLAEKMHSLNVILSMDVSPDLGTDWTEAFDYAALGKQVNYMVMMGYDEHYDGSQVPGSNASLSYDQKAVNTILKVVPSQKVILALPLYNRDWTLNQKGTVLSSEYITLPEQNQIISSYASKPVWNSTLGQYVASYSKQAIKHTIWIEDGRSLITKYNLAVTKKLAGVAYWYIGGESSDIWASLRNAEKFFDYTF is encoded by the coding sequence GTGAAGAATATATTTGCTAGATTTACTATAATGACCCTCGCTGTCGTGCTATACGCCGGAGGATTTATTCAGCATATATCGGCCGATAACGGGGTTCCTTTTGAGGATATAAACACTAGTTATGCAAAAAAAGAAATCATAGATTTATATAACCGGAATATATTAACTGGCACCTCGAATACTAAATTTTCACCTACTCAATCGATTACTAGAGCTGAATTTATTACAGTTCTTGATCGTCTGTTGAAGCTTGATCCAGCGTTGAGTCCGGTATCTCCTTATACCGACGTAGCCAAAAGCGCTTGGTATTACGGCTGGATACAGGCAGCAATTCAGCTTGAACTGGCGAACGGCACTTCGGCAACTACTTTTGCACCCGCAAAAGCAGTTACTCGGCAGGAAGCGGCTGTGTGGATAGCCAAAGCGCTAAAGCAAACAAACACTGCAACTACCGCACAAACCAATTTTAAAGATCGGCAACAAATTGCTAGCTGGGCAAGTGCTGCTGTAGCCAAGGTTAATGATCGCGGATTAATGAAGGGCGATAATAGCGGAAATTTTCGACCCACGGACCCGATAACCAGGCAAGAGACGGCAGTGCTGATGGATCGGGTGCTGCAACATACAAGCTGGGCGGCAGAGCTGGAAAGTGATCCGGACAAACGTATTGTTATAGGCTGGCAGTATGGTCTCACGACGTCACAATTTGAGAATCATGTTTTGCAATCGAACGTCAACACACTCTCACCACGTTGGTATTATGTTGGAAAAACAGGGACAGTAACGGATTCGACAGATGTCTCGCTGGTAACTTGGGCAAAAAAGAATAAAAGGCAAGTCTGGGCGATGGTTGGCAATCGATCGGATCAAGAAGCGACGCATCAAATGCTGTTGAGTACAACCGCAAGGAATACGGCAGTCAAACAATTAGCTGCTTTAGTGAGTAAATATGGATTAGATGGACTAAATATAGATTTTGAAAATGTAGCGGCCGAAGATCGTGTGTATTTGACTTCGTTTATTACTTTATTGGCCGAGAAAATGCATTCGCTCAATGTTATTCTGTCGATGGATGTATCCCCTGATCTTGGAACGGATTGGACAGAAGCTTTTGACTATGCTGCCCTAGGCAAGCAAGTGAATTACATGGTGATGATGGGGTATGATGAGCATTATGACGGGAGTCAAGTTCCGGGGTCCAATGCTTCGCTTTCTTATGATCAAAAGGCTGTGAATACAATCCTAAAAGTTGTACCTAGTCAAAAAGTTATATTGGCATTGCCCTTATATAATCGGGATTGGACACTGAACCAGAAGGGAACGGTTTTATCCTCTGAATATATTACGCTTCCGGAGCAAAATCAGATCATCAGCAGCTATGCATCGAAACCTGTGTGGAATTCTACTCTGGGACAATATGTCGCGAGCTACTCGAAACAAGCTATAAAACATACGATTTGGATTGAGGATGGGCGTTCATTAATAACTAAATACAACTTAGCGGTTACTAAAAAACTAGCTGGAGTAGCTTATTGGTATATAGGCGGAGAAAGCTCTGATATATGGGCTAGTTTAAGGAATGCAGAGAAATTTTTCGATTACACTTTTTAA
- a CDS encoding glycosyltransferase family 2 protein: MKLTAESTSSAVSILTCTKRLDCIKTMFDNYQRQNFKSKELIVIINNDSLRIEDYIHAAKKHKNVRIYKLPEYRSLGFCLNFGVHLANYSCIAKFDDDDYYSANYLTDSMNILHKTKADIVGKRAHYMYLNDKKLLLLRYLHMENKQVTNVQGATLLVKRNVFQQISFPDWNKGECVKFCADCAAQGFKIYAGNKYNFAAVRRKNSKDHTWIVSDKKLLAQNVKVLKVKNFKKYVTRG, encoded by the coding sequence ATGAAGTTAACTGCTGAATCTACTTCATCTGCTGTGTCTATTCTAACTTGTACGAAACGACTTGATTGTATTAAAACCATGTTTGATAACTATCAACGACAGAATTTCAAATCTAAAGAACTTATCGTGATCATAAATAATGATAGCTTGAGAATTGAAGATTATATACATGCTGCAAAAAAACATAAAAACGTACGGATCTATAAACTACCAGAATATCGTTCACTCGGGTTTTGTCTGAATTTTGGTGTGCACTTAGCGAATTATAGTTGTATCGCTAAATTTGATGACGACGATTATTACTCTGCCAACTATTTAACGGATAGTATGAACATCCTCCATAAAACTAAAGCTGATATCGTTGGAAAACGAGCTCACTATATGTATTTAAATGATAAGAAGCTACTTTTGCTTCGTTATCTTCATATGGAAAATAAACAGGTAACCAATGTTCAGGGTGCCACCCTACTCGTAAAACGAAATGTCTTCCAGCAGATTTCTTTTCCAGATTGGAATAAAGGTGAATGTGTTAAGTTTTGTGCGGATTGCGCTGCACAGGGCTTTAAGATTTATGCAGGAAATAAGTATAACTTCGCTGCGGTTCGTAGAAAAAACTCCAAAGATCACACATGGATCGTTAGTGACAAGAAACTTCTAGCTCAAAATGTTAAAGTTCTAAAGGTAAAAAACTTCAAAAAATACGTAACTCGAGGCTGA
- a CDS encoding MDR family MFS transporter: MSNLQVEQSQPVTKEFSIKAILPVILALITGMLLVMLDSTIMNVAIPQLEKTFDASLKTIQWAITGYTLALSVIIPLAGWFSDKFTAKRVFLASIVLFTIGSLLCSMAQSTTELIIFRILQGLGGGMIAPIGMAMSFKIAPPDKRGSIMGLLGLPMLIAPVLGPVLSGWLLEYASWHWIFLINVPIGIIAMIVGVKFLPVIEKGNKAKLDIWGVILSPLAFSSLVFGVHRGGVDGWGDRITIISLAFSFIALALFIFVELRQKEPLLELRSFRSLEFSKGMILTWINQFALFGSILLIPIFLQQVRGFSSFESGLLVIPQALISFAGMIIGGKLFDKYGARPVVFSGLVLLSTGLFLLSRLQNDTSVYVMISYFAIMGLGQGLTTMQLGTHVLKAAPKDLISRVTPLTASAQQIVGSFAVAIMSGLLTSNIATQMSQGN, from the coding sequence ATGAGTAATCTACAAGTGGAACAATCCCAACCAGTCACCAAAGAATTTTCTATAAAAGCAATACTTCCCGTAATACTGGCACTTATAACAGGAATGTTGCTGGTTATGCTCGACAGTACAATTATGAATGTAGCGATCCCGCAGCTTGAAAAAACCTTTGATGCCAGCCTAAAAACAATACAGTGGGCCATCACGGGTTATACGCTGGCTTTATCCGTAATTATCCCATTGGCCGGATGGTTCTCGGATAAGTTTACTGCCAAACGTGTTTTTTTAGCTTCGATCGTATTGTTTACCATAGGTTCTTTATTATGCTCAATGGCACAATCCACAACAGAGCTGATAATCTTTCGTATTTTGCAGGGATTAGGCGGAGGGATGATTGCTCCAATTGGTATGGCTATGTCATTCAAAATCGCACCTCCCGATAAAAGAGGTTCAATCATGGGATTGCTTGGCCTACCGATGTTAATTGCGCCTGTTCTTGGTCCTGTACTGTCAGGATGGCTGTTGGAATATGCAAGCTGGCACTGGATTTTTCTGATTAATGTCCCCATTGGTATTATTGCAATGATTGTTGGAGTGAAATTTCTTCCGGTAATAGAGAAGGGGAATAAAGCTAAATTGGATATTTGGGGTGTGATTTTATCACCACTCGCTTTCTCCAGCTTGGTATTTGGGGTGCATAGAGGGGGAGTGGATGGCTGGGGGGATCGTATAACGATTATATCTCTTGCGTTCAGCTTCATTGCTTTAGCCTTGTTTATTTTCGTGGAATTGCGCCAAAAAGAACCGTTATTGGAACTTCGCTCTTTTCGATCTCTAGAATTTAGTAAAGGTATGATTTTGACCTGGATTAATCAGTTCGCCTTATTTGGTTCGATTCTGTTAATTCCAATTTTTTTGCAGCAGGTCAGAGGTTTTTCTTCCTTTGAATCGGGACTTTTAGTTATTCCTCAAGCTTTAATATCCTTTGCTGGCATGATTATTGGAGGAAAATTATTTGATAAGTATGGAGCTCGGCCCGTTGTGTTCTCTGGACTTGTGCTGCTGTCCACCGGACTCTTTCTTTTGTCACGTTTACAAAATGATACAAGTGTATACGTTATGATCAGTTATTTTGCCATTATGGGACTTGGCCAAGGATTAACTACTATGCAGCTCGGTACACATGTGCTTAAGGCCGCTCCGAAGGATTTGATCAGCCGTGTGACCCCACTTACTGCCTCTGCACAACAAATTGTGGGTTCCTTTGCTGTCGCTATAATGTCGGGCTTATTGACTTCGAATATAGCTACTCAAATGAGTCAAGGAAATTAG
- a CDS encoding TetR/AcrR family transcriptional regulator has product MRIKNLQITEQDIIKASWELLDDIGIEAFSMRKLAELLNIQAASLYWHFKSKQSIFQTLANEIAKEALETANLEGDWQEQLFHFADRIRGVLHKYPCSAQLMMRTLPSEPNYLSLLNTLLQIVDHLPLSDSDKFSLIACVLNYVISFELDKYEQDRIDLAMKNEPNGDAREVFKQSLEHLSGDGPNVIKRMYENNIFNEIGSDKMFYTGLKIMVSGIEQLANERQ; this is encoded by the coding sequence ATGAGAATCAAAAATCTGCAAATCACTGAACAAGATATAATAAAAGCTTCTTGGGAGCTGCTAGATGATATCGGCATAGAGGCATTTAGTATGCGTAAATTAGCAGAACTATTAAATATACAAGCCGCCTCTCTCTATTGGCATTTTAAGAGTAAACAGAGTATTTTCCAGACACTGGCTAATGAGATCGCCAAAGAAGCCCTCGAAACTGCGAATCTCGAAGGTGATTGGCAAGAACAGCTTTTTCATTTTGCAGATCGAATCCGCGGGGTTTTACATAAGTATCCTTGCTCGGCTCAGCTGATGATGAGAACCTTGCCTTCTGAACCTAATTATCTATCTTTACTGAATACTTTGCTTCAGATCGTGGATCATCTTCCTTTAAGCGATAGTGACAAATTCTCCTTAATTGCTTGCGTGTTAAACTATGTAATCTCTTTCGAATTGGACAAATATGAGCAGGATCGAATTGACTTAGCCATGAAAAATGAACCTAATGGAGATGCTAGAGAGGTATTTAAACAATCGCTTGAGCACTTATCAGGGGATGGACCTAATGTTATAAAACGAATGTACGAAAACAATATCTTTAATGAAATTGGCTCCGATAAGATGTTCTATACAGGTCTAAAAATAATGGTGAGTGGAATTGAACAGTTAGCTAATGAGCGACAGTAG
- a CDS encoding glycosyltransferase: protein MSAVPHYKANQQGISIITCTNRHNYLNNLFQNYSRQKYANKELIIIINNNKIPLSPYLTLAKKHKNIKIFRKPEHQSLGSCLNYAVTKCKYHTIAKFDDDDYYAPHYLTESNLTLQRTKADILGKRAHYMYLLGSKTLILRFANDEHRTVTHLPGATLVFKRKVFDHVKFPNKNVGEDDLFCSRSRKKGYKVYSASKNNFVAIRRKNSSKHTWIISDSTLIANHKIIRNIKNYRNFVGRSPKIPL from the coding sequence ATGAGTGCTGTACCTCACTACAAGGCGAACCAACAAGGTATTTCCATTATTACCTGTACCAATCGCCATAATTATTTAAACAACCTATTTCAAAATTACAGCAGACAAAAATATGCAAATAAAGAACTTATCATTATTATCAATAATAATAAAATTCCACTATCCCCCTACCTAACCTTAGCTAAAAAACACAAAAATATTAAGATATTTCGTAAACCTGAACATCAATCTCTCGGTTCATGCTTAAACTATGCCGTAACAAAATGCAAATATCATACCATCGCCAAATTTGATGACGACGATTATTATGCCCCTCATTATTTGACGGAAAGTAATCTGACCTTACAAAGAACTAAAGCTGATATCCTTGGAAAACGGGCTCACTATATGTATTTACTAGGTTCAAAGACTTTGATTCTTCGTTTTGCAAATGATGAACACCGGACGGTTACCCATCTCCCTGGCGCTACGCTCGTCTTCAAACGAAAAGTATTCGATCATGTGAAATTTCCTAATAAAAACGTAGGTGAGGATGATCTCTTTTGCAGCAGAAGCAGAAAGAAAGGTTATAAGGTTTATTCTGCGAGTAAAAATAACTTCGTTGCCATACGTAGAAAAAACTCTTCAAAACATACATGGATTATCAGTGATAGTACGTTAATAGCTAACCATAAGATCATCCGGAATATTAAAAACTACAGGAATTTTGTTGGACGCAGTCCAAAGATTCCGTTATGA
- a CDS encoding phosphotransferase enzyme family protein has protein sequence MEQKIKSLFNDQIVSAACTKYGIPIDELTFIGGFQNFVYEYQLSNHQYILRFTHSSLRSKDLLAAELEWILYIADHGVSVSRPVCSLQGNLVEQIEIGDSCFRVSSFEKAQGKRIGYPDCLKDVELYEQCGMITGQMHRLAKSYKPHTKRHAWHQNYYLQNVTRFIPSSQSGVLESCKALMDRLKHLDADINTYGLIHGDINVGNFLVDNGKLTLFDFDEAQYSWFVEDIAIQLYYLVYVYGDDSMEDRQLQCQRFMEHFLKGYVKENSISENELKLIPLFLRLREIIVYTGMYRSFDMSNLDDWTKDYLTQSKARIENGISIIESYF, from the coding sequence ATAGATGAGCTAACGTTCATTGGCGGATTTCAAAATTTTGTTTATGAATACCAACTTAGTAACCATCAATATATTCTAAGATTTACTCATAGCTCGCTACGTAGTAAGGATTTGTTGGCGGCTGAACTTGAATGGATTCTATACATAGCAGATCATGGCGTTTCAGTATCAAGACCCGTATGTTCTCTTCAGGGTAATTTAGTTGAGCAAATAGAGATCGGTGATTCGTGCTTTAGGGTATCTTCCTTTGAAAAAGCACAAGGGAAACGAATAGGTTACCCAGACTGCCTGAAAGATGTAGAGCTCTATGAGCAGTGTGGCATGATCACTGGACAAATGCACAGATTAGCAAAATCTTATAAACCACACACCAAAAGACATGCGTGGCATCAGAACTACTACCTGCAGAATGTAACCAGGTTTATTCCTTCATCCCAAAGTGGCGTTTTAGAAAGCTGTAAGGCGCTTATGGATCGGCTAAAGCATCTCGACGCTGATATAAATACCTATGGTCTCATCCATGGGGATATCAATGTAGGCAACTTTTTGGTCGACAATGGTAAGCTGACCTTGTTTGATTTTGATGAAGCTCAGTACAGCTGGTTTGTAGAAGATATCGCCATTCAACTGTATTATCTAGTCTACGTTTACGGGGATGATAGTATGGAGGACAGGCAGCTTCAATGTCAGCGTTTTATGGAGCACTTTCTAAAAGGCTACGTTAAAGAGAACAGTATTTCAGAAAATGAGCTGAAGCTAATTCCTCTTTTTCTTCGATTAAGAGAGATTATTGTTTATACAGGGATGTACCGGAGTTTTGATATGTCTAACCTAGATGATTGGACCAAAGATTATTTAACGCAGAGTAAGGCGAGAATTGAGAATGGTATTTCCATCATTGAGTCTTATTTCTGA